The Microbacterium limosum sequence AAGGGGCAGGGGTGAGCGGACGCCGTGCCCGTCGGCTTCGGCGTCCGCTCGTTCCGGTCGTGTCGGGTGGTGACGCGCGGGTCGTGTTCGACGCGTTGTCACTCTGATATGCGCGGGTTGGTTACCGCATGACGGCTTGTTCGGCGGGGCGTTCACGCGAGTCTAGAGATCGAGCGTGGCCAGCCTGGGCGGGTTGCTCATAGGGCGTGTCGCGAGTCGCCCGGACGCTGCCGTCACCACCGTCGAGGACCGGAAGCAGGGGGGGCGGGTCAGGTCATGACGGCCAGGGACCAGCACCAGCCGGCGAGCTCGCGAGCGATCGCGGCGTTGGCGACGACGCTGCGCTTCCGGCGCGCCTGGAACCCGGCCCAGCGCTCGTGGAGACGCTGGTTGCCGGCGTGGCCTCGCGCCCGGGCTGCGGCGCTGGCGCGGTCCCATCGGGCGCGCATGATCGGCGAGGTGGGCCGGTAGATCGGCCGGTGGTGCCAAGCCGCTTCGATCAGTAGCCGTCGGGCGTGGCCGTTGCCGGTCTTGGTGATCCCGCCCAGTGCGCGTGACGCCCCGGATGAGGACTCCGACGGGGTCAGGCCGACATAGGCGCCGATGCGGTGCCCGTCCAGCCGGGTCCAGTCGCCGATCTCGACCGCGAGCCCGAACCCGGTCAGCGTCGAGACTCCTCGCAGGCAGCAGAGCCGGTTCACGACGTCGGTGAACTCGCTGTCCGCGGCCATGCGGATGATCGCCGCGTCAAGACGGTCCCGCCGGTCGACGGCCTGGATCATCGCCTCGTAGGCGGCATCGAACGCGGCCTGCAGCCCGACCAGCTCGAACCGCTGCGATCGCAGCCAGGTGTCGTGCGCGACCGTCCATGCCTTCCCGCCCGCGTACTGGATGCCCTGCCGCAGCAACAGCTTGCTGACCCGGTGACGGGCGGACATCAGATCGCCGCGCGCATCCTCGCGGGCGCGCACCAGATCCCTGGCGGCCTCAGACTCGACGCTCGGGACGACCACCTCGACGATCTCCCCGAGCCGCAGCAGCCGGGCCAGATGCACCGCGTCACGCGCGTCCGTCTTCACCCTGTCACCAACCGGGCGCTGCAGCTTCGATGGCGCCGCGACCACGCATCGCACTCCGGAGGCCGTCAACGCGCGCGCCAGCCCGAATCCCGTCGGACCGGCCTCATACGTCGCTGCGACCGGGCCCGGCAGGCCCGTCACCCAGGCGACGATCTCCTCGGTGCTGGAGCCCATGCGCCGCTGCACGAGCTCCCCGGTTTGTTCGTCGATCGCGGCCGCGACCACGCTCCGCGCGTGCACATCCAGCCCGACACTCGTACGCTCAGATATCACTGGGGCCTCCCTCACGTATGTGGATAGGCGAAGCCGGGATACCGGCCCGCAACCCACGGTCTACGCGAGCGGAGGCCTCAGGCTCAACCACTCATAGCGTCTAGATATCCCAGGGTCGTAGGTTGTCAAGCGGCGAGGGTGTGGCGGTGTGCCCAGGCGATGGTTTCGTCGTAGCGGGTGTGGTGGCGGAGGCAGCCGTCGAGGATCCCGACGAGCCGGTTCGAGAGGGCTCGTAGCGCAGCGTGGTGGGTGTTTCCCGCGGCGCGGTGGGCGTCGTAGAACGCTCGAGCGCCGGGTGACGTGCTGAGTGCGCAGAACGCCTGTTGGTGCATGGTGTCTGCGAGGCGTCTGTTGCGGGCGTAGCGGGCGAGCACGACCCGTCGGGTGCCGGACGCGCGGGTGATGGGGCTGGTGCCGGCGTAGTTCCGGCGTGCTTTCGCGTCGGCGAAGCGGTCGGGGTCGTCTCCGAACTCGGCGAGCACCCTCGCGCCGAGGACCTTCCCCAGGCCGGGTTGGCTGGTGATGATCTCAGCGTCCGGGTGCCGGCCAAAACACGACTCGACCTCGGCTTCCAGCGCAGCGACCTGACCGGTCATCGCGGTCAGCACTGTCGCGATCGCGGTGACCCCGGCGCCGTAGGCGGCCGCGACTGGTCCGGACAGTTCGAGCTGCTCGGACCGGAGAGCGGTGAGGATCTCGATCGCGCGGTGTTCGAGGTTGCGTCGCCGTCCCGCCCGGCGCAGCACTGAGACCAGCCGGGTCCGGGTCAGTGCCCGTCCGGCGGCCGGGGTCGGCGCGGCGGCGAGGACGGCGAGGGCGTCTCGTCCGGCGAGGTCGTCGCTGAACGCGGTCAACGCGGCAGGGTAGAACTCTCGCAGCATCGACCGCAGCTGATTGGCCTGCCGCTGCTTCGACCAGATCATCGTCTGATGGGTCCGCGCCAGCACCTTCACGGCCTCGGCGAGGTCGCTGTCGCCGGTCGCGGGCCGGTGATGATCACGGTCGGTGCGGACGATCTCCGCGAGCACGTGCGCATCCCCGGGGTCGCTCTTCGCGCCCGACGTCGAGTGCCGCTGACGGTACCGGGCCGACTGCTGCGGGTTGATCGGATACACCGAGTACCCGGCCGCGATCAGAGCCTGCACCCACCCGCCCCGATCCGTCTCGATCCCCACGAACACCACGCTCGGATCGTCGGCGTCGTCGAGATGATCCGCGATCAGCGCGTGCAACCGCGCCAACCCCGTCACCCCCTCCGGCAGTCGACGCCGAACCAGCACTGCGCCCTGCTCGTCCTGCAGTTCGATGTCGTGGTGGGCTTCCGCCCAGTCATCACCGAGGAACAACATCGTCCCCGCTCCCTTCGCGAACCTGATCATTGCTCGTCCCGGAGAAAGCTCGCAGCGTCCTAATGGTTCAGTGCTCGAAGCACGTCATCCCAGCAGCCATCACGGCCTCCTCACCAACCAGCGAGGGCACGATCTAGGCCTAGACCTCATGACGGCGTCAGGCTGGAGGAGTGCTCACTCGCTGGTGGACTCGGACACCACACTGGCCCCCCGGGCCACGCGATGCACCCCCATTAGGCTGGCCGGGTGGACATGGAGCACGTCTTCACGGCGATCGCGGTCGGCTTCGAGGCGGCGGGGGCCGCCGCGATGATCATCGGGGCGATCATCGCCCTCGTGCTCGGCGCCCGTTCGCTCTCCCGCCGGGACGGCGGGCGCGCGGCGTTCCAGACGCTGCGCAACACGCTCGGCTCGGCGATCCTGCTGGGCCTGGAGATCCTCGTCGCCGCCGACCTGATCCGCACGATCACCTCCAAGCCCTCGATCGAGGACGCCGTCATCCTGGGGCTCATCGTCCTTATCCGGACGGTGCTGTCGATGTCGATCCAGATCGAGATCGAGGGCGTCGTCCCCTGGCGCCGCGCGCTGCTGACCAGCGGCGGCCAGCTCCTCGCGCAGAATATCCGCGACGACGCCCGCGCGGCGCGCGCCGCCGACGCCGGCGCCGCCGACGCGCGATAGTCCGCGGCATCCGCCCCGTCAACCCCCTGCGGAGTGCGCCCGGGGCGCGAGATGCTGGGGCCGACGAAAGGGGTGCGCCATGACCGCGGACCACGACCGAGACCTTCCCGAGGGCGTCATCGACGCCGACCCGCCCGGCGGCTGGGAGAGCGGCGAGACCGCCGACCAGGAGAGCGCGGAGCAGAACGCCGGCGCCATCGGCTCGCCGCGCCTGACCGAGGCGGGGGTGCCCGTCGAGGGCCCCGAGGCGACGCAGAACAGCGATCCCGACCTCATCCGGGACGACGACCTCTCCGAAGACGAGTCATGAGCGAGAACACGCAGGACGAGCCCTCGATGGCCCAGCACGACACGACGGATGCCGCGCGCCTGGCCGGCGTCGTCGATCAGACCCGTGCCGACGTCGGCGGCAAGGACGCGGATGCCGTCGAGCACGTGCTGCGCGAGCGCCTCGCGCAGACCGGGATCGAGCTCCCCGACGCCGACGTGCACGACATCGCCGGGCGCCTCTCGCGAGGCGAGCGGTGGACGCCCGCTCAGACCAGCTCCTGACCCCTCACGCCGGAGTCGGTCGGTTCACCGCCCCAGCCACTCCCGGATGAGGCGGTGGGCGGGTGCCGCGTCCTTGATCATCGTCTCGTGACCGTGACCGGGCACCTCCGCGTAGCTGCCCTGCGGCAGGGCCGCCACGACGCGGCGGCACCACGGCTCCGGCGAGACGGGGTCCTCCGCCCCACGGACGACGAGGGCGGGCACCGCCACGCGCGGGTAGGCGTCCTCGGGCCGGTGGACGATCATCGCGCGCGTCTTCCGGATCAGGTGCGGCCTCGCGCGCAGATACTCGCGAGCCCCGAGCAGGAGGACCTTCGGGCTCTCGTCGAGCAGATCCGCCGCGAGGCGGCGCAGCTGGGTCCGCGCCCTGCGCGCGGAGTCGTCGATCGTGGGTCCGACGAGGACGACGCGTGATCCGAGCCCGTGGCGGGCGGCGACCTCGACCACGACCTGCGTTCCCATCGAGTGGCCGATGAGCACGGCATCCGTCGCTCCCTCGGCGCGCAGCAGGGCCGCGACGGCGTCGGCCATGCGCTCGATCGTCGGCGTGCGAGGCGGCTCCGGGGCCTCGCCGTACCCCGGCAGATCCACCGCCAGCACACGGGCGTCGCGGGAGAGGCGCACCGCGAGATCGCCGAAGACCTTGCGCCCCATGCCGATGCCGTGGACGAGGACGAACGTGAGCTCCCCCTGGCCGCGCTCACCGATGACGAGCGTCGACCCGTCGTGATCGAAGCGGCGCGGGGGGCGCTCCGGTGCGGGCACGCCCGTCGCATCGTCGATGGCCCGGTCGATCTCCTCGACCATCCGCTCGAGGGGTTCGATGTCGCTCGCCACCCGACGAGATTACCGACAGGTGGGACATCCCCGCCCCGGTGCGGGCGGGGGGCGATATCGTTGGCGGAATGCCGTCATCGACCCCGCGACCGCCCGACGAGCCGGGGGAGCCGACGAGCACCCGCAGCATCCCGCTCGACCCGAGCCAGCGGTGGCGCGCGTTCTGGGTCTGCGTCGCCGTCGCGGCCATCACGATCCTCGACCTGTCGAAGGTCAACGTCGCCCTGCCCTCCATCGAGACGGCGCTCGGATCGGGGCCGACCGAGCTCCAGCTCATCGTCTCCGGCTTCGTCCTGACCTTCGGCCTCGTGCTCGTGCCGATGGGGCGCCTGGGCGACCAGCGCTCGCGCCGGGCGCTGTTCATCGTCGGCCTGACGCTGTTCACGCTCACGAGCCTCGTCTGCGCGCTCGCCCCGAACTCCGAGGTGCTGCTCGCCGGGCGACTCCTGCAGGGCGTCGCGGCGGGAACGCAGATGCCGCAGGTGCTGGGCATGATCCAGCAGCTCTTCCAGGGCAGGGAGCGGGGCCGCGCGTTCGGTCTCTTCGGCGCCACGATCGGCGTCGCGACGGCTTTCGGGCCGACCCTCGGCGGGCTCCTGATCGCGATCGGCGGCCCCACCGACGGCTGGCGCCTGATCTTCTGGATGAACGTCCCCCTCGGGGTCGTCGCGATCGCGCTCGCGGCCTGGGTGCTGCCCAGCACGCGTCTCTCCGCCCCCGGGCGGCTCCAGCTCGATCCCGTGGGCGTCGTGCTGTTCGGGCTCACGGTGCTCGCGCTCATGTGGCCGTTCCTCTTCACGACGGGCTCGCCGGAGGACGACCCGGCCCGCTGGTGGCTGCTCGTGGTCTTCGCCGTCTTCGGTCTCGCGTTCGTGCTGTGGGAGCGGCGGTACGCCTCGCTCGGGCGGGCGCCCCTCATCCCGTTCTCGCTCTTCGCCATCACGTCGTTCCGAAACGGCACCCTCATCTCCACCGCGTACTTCGCGGCCCTTCCGGCGCTCTTCCTGCTCACGACGCTCTTCCTGCAGAGCGGGGTGGGGCTCGAGCCGGTCTTCGCCGGGATGGTCTCGATCGGATTCGCGCTGGCCAGCGCCGCGGCATCCTGGGCCGGCGGGCTCCTCGTCGCGCGTTTCGGGCGGCGCCTCGTCGTGATCGGCCTGGCGGTGATGCTCGCGGGGGTCATCGGGCTCGTGCTCGCGGCTGTCTTCGTGCCGCCGGGCGTCGTCGTCTACGTCATGGCGGCGATCATGGCCGTCGCGGGGGTGGGCGGCGGCCTCGTGGTCTCGCCCAACCAGACCCTCGCGCTGGCGGATGTCCCCGTGCGCGGGGGCGGACTCGCCGGCTCGGTCGGCCAGCTCGGGCAGCGGATCGGCACCGCCGTGGGCACCGCGGTGGGGCTGTCGCTGTTCTACGCCGCCGTGTACCGGGAGGACGGCTCTGGGCCGACCGACGTGATCTACCACGACGCCTACATGTACGGGATGGCCGCTGTCGGCCTCTTCCTCGCGGGGGCGTTCCTCGTGTCGGTCATCGACCTCTTCGGCCGCCGCCGCGGCGAGATCCCCGCGTTCGACCCCGTGGACTGATCAGGCGAGCGCGCAGCGCTCCTCCTCGACCACGGTCGCAAGGTCGGCGCCGAACGTGTATCGGGCCGCGACCGTGCCGCCGCGCAGGACGTCGGGGAGCCACCGGGCCGCGTCATCCCACATCCGGCCGTACGGCACGTCGTCGAGGGAGAACCACCGCGGCACGATCTCGTCGGTCTCGACAGGCTCCCCGTGCCACCGGGTGCAGGTGAAGACGTGCGAGCGCTGCGAGAGGGCGGGCTGCGCGGGGAAGAGGTAGTCCAGCACGCCCGCGGGAACGAGGTCGCCGGGAGCGAGGTGCAGACCGGTCTCCTCGTGCACCTCCCGCACGGCCCCGTCGCGGACGCTCTCGCCCGGCTCGATCTTGCCGCCGATCCCCACGACGCGACCCAGGCGGGGGCCCTGGCGCTTGTAGCCGAGCAGGACGTCGGTGCCGCCGGCGGCGCCGGGCCGGAGCAGGTAGACGGCGCTGACATCGGGCAGGGACATGCCCGCAGGCTACCCGGGCCGTGTTTCGCGGGCGTGTCGCGGATGCCGCGGCATCCGCTCTCGGCGAACCGCCCGTCCGCCTCACGGGCGATGTCCGGGGCCCGATCTACCGTGTGAGCATGCGCATCCTGCACACCTCGGACTGGCACATCGGACGCACCTTCCACGGGCATTCGACGCTGCCGGCGCTGCGCACCGTGCTGGGCGCGCTGGCCGAGCAGGTGCGCAGCCACCACGTCGACGTCGTGATCGTCGCGGGCGACGTGTTCGACTCCGCCGCGCCCGCCGCCAACTGCTATACGCTCCTCGCCGACACGCTCGCCGAGCTGCGCGACGCCGGCGCCCAGGTGGTGCTCACGAGCGGCAACCACGACTCCGCCGCACGGCTGGGCTTCCTGTCCCGGTTCGTCGCGCTCGCCGGCATCCACGTGCGCACCCAGCCGCTCGAGGCCGCCG is a genomic window containing:
- a CDS encoding alpha/beta fold hydrolase codes for the protein MASDIEPLERMVEEIDRAIDDATGVPAPERPPRRFDHDGSTLVIGERGQGELTFVLVHGIGMGRKVFGDLAVRLSRDARVLAVDLPGYGEAPEPPRTPTIERMADAVAALLRAEGATDAVLIGHSMGTQVVVEVAARHGLGSRVVLVGPTIDDSARRARTQLRRLAADLLDESPKVLLLGAREYLRARPHLIRKTRAMIVHRPEDAYPRVAVPALVVRGAEDPVSPEPWCRRVVAALPQGSYAEVPGHGHETMIKDAAPAHRLIREWLGR
- a CDS encoding 8-oxo-dGTP diphosphatase, with translation MSLPDVSAVYLLRPGAAGGTDVLLGYKRQGPRLGRVVGIGGKIEPGESVRDGAVREVHEETGLHLAPGDLVPAGVLDYLFPAQPALSQRSHVFTCTRWHGEPVETDEIVPRWFSLDDVPYGRMWDDAARWLPDVLRGGTVAARYTFGADLATVVEEERCALA
- a CDS encoding MFS transporter, with translation MPSSTPRPPDEPGEPTSTRSIPLDPSQRWRAFWVCVAVAAITILDLSKVNVALPSIETALGSGPTELQLIVSGFVLTFGLVLVPMGRLGDQRSRRALFIVGLTLFTLTSLVCALAPNSEVLLAGRLLQGVAAGTQMPQVLGMIQQLFQGRERGRAFGLFGATIGVATAFGPTLGGLLIAIGGPTDGWRLIFWMNVPLGVVAIALAAWVLPSTRLSAPGRLQLDPVGVVLFGLTVLALMWPFLFTTGSPEDDPARWWLLVVFAVFGLAFVLWERRYASLGRAPLIPFSLFAITSFRNGTLISTAYFAALPALFLLTTLFLQSGVGLEPVFAGMVSIGFALASAAASWAGGLLVARFGRRLVVIGLAVMLAGVIGLVLAAVFVPPGVVVYVMAAIMAVAGVGGGLVVSPNQTLALADVPVRGGGLAGSVGQLGQRIGTAVGTAVGLSLFYAAVYREDGSGPTDVIYHDAYMYGMAAVGLFLAGAFLVSVIDLFGRRRGEIPAFDPVD
- a CDS encoding DUF1622 domain-containing protein; this translates as MEHVFTAIAVGFEAAGAAAMIIGAIIALVLGARSLSRRDGGRAAFQTLRNTLGSAILLGLEILVAADLIRTITSKPSIEDAVILGLIVLIRTVLSMSIQIEIEGVVPWRRALLTSGGQLLAQNIRDDARAARAADAGAADAR
- a CDS encoding IS110 family transposase, whose amino-acid sequence is MLFLGDDWAEAHHDIELQDEQGAVLVRRRLPEGVTGLARLHALIADHLDDADDPSVVFVGIETDRGGWVQALIAAGYSVYPINPQQSARYRQRHSTSGAKSDPGDAHVLAEIVRTDRDHHRPATGDSDLAEAVKVLARTHQTMIWSKQRQANQLRSMLREFYPAALTAFSDDLAGRDALAVLAAAPTPAAGRALTRTRLVSVLRRAGRRRNLEHRAIEILTALRSEQLELSGPVAAAYGAGVTAIATVLTAMTGQVAALEAEVESCFGRHPDAEIITSQPGLGKVLGARVLAEFGDDPDRFADAKARRNYAGTSPITRASGTRRVVLARYARNRRLADTMHQQAFCALSTSPGARAFYDAHRAAGNTHHAALRALSNRLVGILDGCLRHHTRYDETIAWAHRHTLAA
- a CDS encoding IS110 family transposase, which translates into the protein MSERTSVGLDVHARSVVAAAIDEQTGELVQRRMGSSTEEIVAWVTGLPGPVAATYEAGPTGFGLARALTASGVRCVVAAPSKLQRPVGDRVKTDARDAVHLARLLRLGEIVEVVVPSVESEAARDLVRAREDARGDLMSARHRVSKLLLRQGIQYAGGKAWTVAHDTWLRSQRFELVGLQAAFDAAYEAMIQAVDRRDRLDAAIIRMAADSEFTDVVNRLCCLRGVSTLTGFGLAVEIGDWTRLDGHRIGAYVGLTPSESSSGASRALGGITKTGNGHARRLLIEAAWHHRPIYRPTSPIMRARWDRASAAARARGHAGNQRLHERWAGFQARRKRSVVANAAIARELAGWCWSLAVMT